The genomic stretch ttgtaagtgttattgtggtattgtcaaacatcaaaaagggggagattgttggtgcaacatccctcaggtcaaggttgacctggttaaccaagctaagtcttggtttgggtttagatgtttgacaataagatactgattgaagaagagtcaagtaggtcaagggagtgaccggatacttgactgggaagtcctagtgagtgaagctaggcagatggaaagtcctagtgagtgaagctaggcagatggaaagtcctagtgagtgaagctaggcagatggaaagtcctagtgagtaaagctaggcagatgggaagtcctagtgagtgaagctaggcagatggaaagtcctagtgagtgaagctaggcagatggaaaaccctagtgagtgaagctaggtgaaagtcctggtgagtgaagccaggcaaggaaggaaatccagatggatcaaggatgatcggacatctggtgttgggaagtccaagtaggtcaaaggattgactggatacttggcaaggaaggaagtccagatgggtcaaggttgaccagacatctggtggaagtccaagtaggtcaatggagtgaccggatacttggcacgacgagtaaaagtccaagtgggtcaaagggattgaccggacacttggtggggagtcctagcaggtcaagggagtgaccagatgcgaggcatgatgtaccaacaggtcaaggttgaccggatgttggttagggaggtttgggacttggttttgggcaaaaaccaagtgctggatcgatccgtggatcgatccagtgatgatcgatcggtggatcgatccgattcctccaaatagcttggatcgatccgtggatcgattcgaggtcccgatcgatcgaccgatcgacggGACGATATCTGCCAGCGATAAGCgatggattgatccgtggatcgatccagcgcttctcgCGGAGtgcccggatcgatccgtggatcgatccagcctcccgatcgattcgaacattcgaatcgatcgaccgttgcgtcgggtttaaagccgcaggcgagcgtggtcttcgcgTTACGaactcttctcagattcattccagctcctccacagctctctacaagcacgtgatcgccagttcttgaaggttcttggaggctttccaagtcaagaggcggatctattgcaagaggaagaagttagggttaggatttttactgcacatcttgtaagcttttgcttaacttgtatttccctttcttcttcttgtactgagagtcttgtagggcttctccgccctcggtagttaccgaaaaggagtgtttcatagtggagggtgcgtgtgtggtgtggatccttggattagtcacctcctttggaggtggataccaagtaaaatcctagtgttagcgtggttgtatttgtttctgtattttccgctgcatatccttgaagaaacaagcaacgccaagcgacgagcacgcgacgagctattcacccccccctctagctacttttggtcctaacaatgatAACTTGACAGTatacaacgctttttaaaaatcgttgtcatagACATTAAAAAAAAGgctaatagacaacgttttttacgaagcgttgtctttgatccgtaaaaatcactaatagacaacgctttttaaaaaaacgttgtctattaataagaaaataatgaaatagacaacgcttttcactaaaagcgttgttaaaaaaaatagacaacgctttttataaaaagcgttgtcgtttaagtgttgtagaatcccaattttcttgtagtgatggaaatacttaatagaactgtactgaaatgcttattgaaactgcactaaaactaaatctgcatacaagcgtaatcaaatctgcctacaaacttaatcaaaattctgcactataaggttaatcaaaattctgcactataagcttaatcaaatttgcctacaaacttaatcaaaattctacactataagcttaatcaaaattctgcactataagcttaatcaaatctgcctacaaacttaatcaaaattctgcactataagtttaatcaaaattctgcactataagcttaatcaaaattctgcatttataagcttaatcaaatctgcctacaaacttaatcaaaattctgcactataagcttaatcaaaattctgcacttataagcttaatcaaatctgcctacaaacttaatcaaaattctgtactataagcttaattaaaattctgcactataagcttaattaaaatctgcactataagcttaattaaaatatgcaaatctaattaagctactagagatctaattggatcttccaatgctaaaccatcaaaaatctgaaagtaaagtttccatccttaatttacgtcatcaacatttgatcatcatcttttctgaatctaatattcccttaaatttatgcattctcttcccataaattaatcaatatgatatctgtCTCATGCTCACCACATAACAAAATAATTTACTCCTTTCTaaatctaaatgaactaaatttagtttcatggcagcagcaccaatcaaacaataaggaataaactaaaccacatattcaaattaattaaaacatcttctcatcttctttatgaaactcacggcaggaaatcttcaaaatcatcaatctttgcggcatgcgtcggaaatcaagaacacatgaatccgaaactactctactgcaggtgaggaagcacttaccttggtgttcttggactcacaactgaacaagaagggcttctaggaccttggccgaccgccggagacgatgccctaactcccttttgttttctgcctgagctccgccgtcgcacacagaagagaaggagagaatggtttaggtcacggggaaacagaacatcaacttatccctttttataactcaatatttctgttaactccttaaataaacttttctatcttttctaaacagaaccgccacTTGGATTCTTAGTCAGCCAAATCTTTGACCAGGTAAGAGGTCGCAGGTTCGATccctcagccgaaccctttttctcctatttattaactactgcttaaataaatttgttccttattttaatcaacaatgctcgctggaacacttggtcagccgcgctttgctaaatcttgaggTCGCGGATTTGATTCCTCAGTCGTCcctttattcccatttattttccgtttcctattaactattacttaaataaatttcattacccTTTTTAATCAGCAACGTTCGttgggacacttggtcagccgtgctttgctaaatcttgaggTTGCGGGTTCAATTCCTTAGTCGaaccttttattctccttttattttctatttcctaactactgcttaattaTATTTCTTTCCCTATTTGATTAGCATGCCCGCTTGGGtttcttggtcagccggattcgcttaaggcttggctcggccggaggtctcgggtttGAATCttgcaaatatttttttttcgaaacttctttcatttagtaaaaatacataatgaactccaaaaattatataaaaatattctaaaaatttctaaaaatctctagaatatttctaaagtatttctaaatatttttaaatgctattaggacttgaaatgagaaaatttgggtcattacagaaaaaagagagagagagagagaggaggaggaggggaagATGCATGAATGGGTTGGAGGAGGAAGGggcaccctttcttcttctcaacGTTAACCCTTTCATCTTCTTAATGTCAACATCTCTCATCAGTGagagagaaaaaggaagagaacaTCAAGAGATCAAAAGGATCATTCATTCGGGATTTGGTGTGTGGAATTGTGAAGGCAGTTTGATTGGTGATCGCTTTTCTGATGACAACTTCTTTCTCTTCCAATCTTCTTCTCTGAGCACCATAAGTTTTTATAGTTTACGGATTTCATTTTCTGGatttttttcatgctttagaaccTACATAATTTACCATTAGAATAATTGTATGATGCAATAAAGATGTTATCTAGATCATTATGTAAACctagaataaatgcatgaaattgAAACACATTAAAATTGAATTAGAAAATAGATTAGGAAATTCATTCTCTAAGGAAGAATtgaaaaaataaggatgaaaaaTGCAAAATTAAGGGAACAAATAGAAACTCAAAAATTAGCATTAGAATTTTTTCCATCGGTTCAAATAATCTGAATACAATGCCAAAGaactaaataataaattttagccAACAAGAATTAGGATATGGAAGaccaaaatataattttaaatatcctaggggccaaattagaaaaatacaaaagaaaatattccataaaaatatttgataaatctaGTAAGTATGAATTTATTTTGGGTGACTGAATCTATTTTGATCacttagaaagattttagattagtcaaccataataataataataatatttttgaacAAATGGCATGAAATCAAAATTTTTGTTTCTAAATATTCTATTCAAAATTTTATGTAACATATGTTCAAAACAAAGCTTGTTTTCTATTGATGTCTAAAATTTCATGCTATTTAGAGGCTTAGAAAGTTTGCTAAacttatttttggaaaaatatgtatattgaaattcaaaaattaatgaaaaatagtttttgattaaaattaactttttgtaatagaaaatattgatttttacacttgataaatattttagaattttctttaattttgaaatatttttgtcaATTTCTAAACAGGAagaaattttgagtttttttcaaaccccattttttattgttgtcaaagggggagaaatgaaaATTAGGCATAAATGCAGGGGAGTTAGAATTATTTAACTCATTTGCATTATGCTTATTTTATTATGATTTATCCTAATTTAAACTTAGTTTGATGAACATAAAAAAAATGGAGAATGTTAGAACCTCTAGTGGTATTTTGATTTATTgtcaaataagtttaagttatgtCTTTATTGTATTTTAATATATGTGTTTAAGTGTACAGGGATTTAGGAGAATACACATGTACCCGATAGTTAAGGAGCATCAGAGATGATAAATCTTGGTAAGATGCAAGCGAGCGAGAATGATGACACGGGAAAGAAGTCGACGGACTTGATGCATCTGATCTACTAGGAGCTGTGGAAGAATACTCTAGTGGAGCGAGAAGAATTCATGGGAGCAAGCTGGAAGGACTCAGTGCATTCAAGTGACAAGAAACTAGAAGGAAGACTACACAAAGTGAACAAGACAAGGTCTGGACAGCCACATGTCCGGGCGACTAGAGACTCATCTAAGCCACTGGAGAAGACTATATCAATGAATGGTTAAGACTAATGGTTGGCCATATTCCAAGCGATCGGAAGTCGACCGCTGAGTCATCCAAACTCATCAAAATAGATCAGAACGACCACTTCAACAACCTCCAGGAGACCGGAGATCCTCTAGGCAACCAGAAGGAGTTGAGTCATCTAGAGACGTTATCGAGCCATTGTTGAAGTGGATAAAGTCTAAAGTTGAGTCAATAAAGATCCAATCATTAGAAGGCTTTCGAACAATTAGAAGATGCCACGTCTGCACAATGGTCAAATTGAGATGGAGTCTATAAAAGGGACTGAAGTTCGAAGAATAGGGTGTGATAATTTTCTCCAAACCTGACAGAGGATTTGATATCCAACTTGAATGAAGGAGGTTGGGCGTGCCTGTGGGCGCCCAGCATATCATCATTTTTTAAGCTCTCGATTATGCCAATCATATTTTGTCATTAGAGTTTAAGGGTTGAGTTATAGATTAAAcacaacaaatttcaaaataattttttttttaggtgCTCACAGGGTGTGTAGCATAAGGGGTGTGacatatcaaaactatatatatatatatatatatatatatatatatatatatatatatatatatatatatatatatcaaagaaaattttctttttccaaaaccCACAAACTATTTTTGTTGGTCTTTAatctatttttattaaatatgatTAAATTAGGAGTATGTTATATCTGTTTAATctactttttaaaattatatatatttttttaatataatgttAATTTTAAGATGTTTTTGTTGAAAAATGATGGTAAtgtaatgaaaaaaaatattagtataGAGGATATTTGATCCTCTAACAGGTATGGGTATGAAAATGGATATCCGATCTCCAATGGGTATGAAGATGGGAATGAAAGTTGAAAATCCGATAGAGATGAGGATGAATATAATAAATGAGGATAGGGACGGAGGAAATGGAATCTGACTCAAACTCGATCCATTGTCATCCTTATTGAAGAAGAATCATAACACACTTTCGAATTAATTCTGTTTCAGTTCTATTTTATTTACTCTCGTGTTTAaccgttgtaagaggcttctatgCTTTTGAATCATTTCCGAAGAGGAGAAGATAGTGGAGTTTTCATAATGGACTAACAACCCGAGAGTTCTAACCAAGTAATTTTTCGTGTCCTCTTTCTTTTATGTTGTGTTTGTTTTCATTTAACTAATATGTGTTCTTGCTAAGTCATTAGCAAGAGAAATCCGATTTTGAATTTGCAGGTCGCTATTCACCACTCACCTCTAGCAATCCGAACCGCTTATACAACACCAAAATAATTATCATTTATTTAAAGTTGAGAAAGAAGACTATATATACAAGGTGTTGGAGGTACAAGAACACCTTTAAAAGCTTTGATATCTAGTACTCCTTGTATAAAGCTCATTATTTCTcattatgttttcttctttgtgcTAAATCTTCTACCTTGTAAGAACTGATTGTAAGAGTTTCTCCATCTTTAGAAGACTTCTAAGAAAGAGAAAGACTAGTAGTACTTTAAGAGGTGATTTTTTTAGGGGGTAATTTAGGTATCTAAGTTTTATAATCTAATTAATCCCAAAGATGATCAATTCAGTCCTACAAAAAATTTTCTATCAGCTATTAGCATAAATCCGGAATAGAGGTCCAAGGGAGGATAATTGAATCACCTAAACTCCTTGTGTTGGTTTTCTTGTGCTTGatttacttattttattttattttgttttgtttccgCTACACTAACAAACTTAAGGGGGAGATGGAAACTTGAGCTAAGTGGGTATGAGAGGCGTAAACGACCTTAGGTCTAGTGGGTTAAGAGGAGCCAAAAGGGAATTCAAAGGTGGAGCAAAGGAAATGACAAAGACAAAGTAGAATACTAGAGAAGGaaataaaactattttaataTAAAGAGCATTATGACTTGTTTACTTTAAAAGATGGATCATGAAAAGGATCTACTGTAGAGAGTTGAAATAACTTCATTTACTTGATGCCAAAATTATCAGCGAACAAATTTAGAATTCATTTAtggatatttttaaaaaaaaaaacattttcttgtcaactcaaaaattaaataaaatgagTTTCCATCCATCATCTTCCATCCCTCCATCGTTAAACTCTCGCCATAAATTTTGATCAACGAATTCCAAGAATTAACATCCTGGCCAAATTTGCACCCTGGCCACGAGTTGCGCCCGTGGCTTGGCCACCAGTCCGCTTGCAGCTTGGCAAATTTTGAGTAAAGTACAAAATTGAGACGGTTTAATTCTtgtctaaatatttaattttatttaagtaaaatGAATTAAGTCATCCCTATCTCGCAAAGCGACagaatgttttaaaatttgaatGAAGTACAAATTTGAGAGAGTTTTATTATTgtctaaatatataaatttatttaagtaaaatGAATAAATTCATCCATGACATGATCTTGCAAAgcaacaaaatttttaaaacaaggAGATTacttaaaaattgaaaaaaaataaaaataaaaatattccaCATACTGCGGCGGAATAATTCACGTTTTAGGCACTACCAGCGGCGGAGAGCAATCAGCCCAGCAACCATAAAGTAATAAAGGATAGTGGAACTAAAGAGCAATCAGCCCAGCAACCATAAATATATCCGAGCGCCAACACTGAGGCAGAGTGGATCTAAAGAGCCGAAGTAATAAAGGATCCCGTGTTTCAGCCCAAACAGATTATCATAACTTTTGGAATTACCTACCGTACACGTATTCTTTGGATTTGGAACAAATCATATAGTATTATAAGTATAACGCTGTAAATAAGTTAAATAGCTCGTGAACTATTCGAATCTATATTCAATAAAAGTTCgattgagctcgtttaatgaagttcgttaagataaataaatcaagctcaagcttcataatattcggttcgttagctcatgaacatgttcgttaagctcataaatcaatttttaaataaaaataataataattttgatattgaatttataaattttacactcaACTTAtgaaaacatagacaaatatattaaatttatttattagaataaaattataaattttaacaagaatattataatttttttaaaatatataatttagtttttaataaatatttaaatttataatttatatttattaagctcgtttaggctcgataaaaactcgaataagctaatgagtcatgaatatattcgttaaataaagctcgagctcggctcgattataaacgagtcaaactcaaacatccaagaattCGACTCGGCTCTGCTctgctcgattacacccctacaaATAGATCGGTCTATGCGACTGGCGGGATGAGTCGATCTATCGGGATGGTCACCTCGCCATCCTGACAATTGTGAAATTTCAAATTAATCTGATCTAAAGTGATGTTTGATTTAGAGATTTAAGAATATgtgaataaatttatttttaaattttgtatttcatcgattgaaataaaattaaaattttaaaataaagataaaagcTTTAATATCTATAAAATCCATCTCTTCCTTTGAATTTTGatgaaaataagaataaaaattaaattctagataaaaatatttttaatatatttgttaaattttttttatataatttttttctccttattctctctcatcgtactttctctttcctcaatcttTCTCATCTTAcactctctctctttattttctctcattatactttctctcttcccatcctctctcaccatactttctctcccaTCATGTTTCTGGGGCTATGGTGTCGCGGTAGGATATCTAGGTTGTCATCCAGGGACTCGCGGTTCAAACCCCAGCTACGgtgtatttgtaagaatttttcctccaaatgaggggcgtaaccaaaggatgttggacttctgGGTTGGCCGCCGCatgcacttcccgatttaccctggtgaccgatggaaaacttccgtggggccGGGTCAGTCACCCGTAGAGATAGTAAGTGaagctaactgggattatcatttttatgctttctcttccatcacactcttttttttttctcataatactttctctatcatcatgctctctctctcatcatactccttttctcctcaatttctcccatcacacactctctttcatcacactttctctttcttcattaTCTTTTATCGCAGactctctcttatcatactttctatcTCCTCATCctttctcatcatgctttctttcCCATCATActtccttttcttaatttttttatcacACTTTATttatcatcatgctttctctctatcatactttctctcttctaaatctctcccatcacacactctctctatAGTTTCTCTtataatattttctctctcttcattctctcccatcacatattctctctcctcatcctctcccaccatgctctctcctatcatatgatttacctcctctgtgttggccttgggacggattGGCGAAGGCGCTAGGGGCGACTATAGTCTCCTTTTTACcatcatgctctctcccatcacactctcttttctaatttcctctcatcacactttccctctcttcttctttcccATCACATTTTCTATCtaatcattttctctcatcatattttttttctcatatttaactttctttcacatctaattttttctcttatttttctctaaagataaaaaaaatttagtttattccaatagaaaatatttaactaaccaaacattatttttaaaagtgataTCTATGCTTATAcacattctcattccataatactatgattctTATTCTCATTTTGTTTCGTAGGAAAAAACTAAACGCCATCTAAGATGAGTTATGAGTTTAGTGGGTCATCTACtagctaaaaaaaaatataaaattatttaacattttaaatttgaattgctGATTAGGTAAGCAAGTCCATTGagtttttcattttagttttaatCGCGGCAAATTGAGCCCACCACGAGCTATCTCATATGGACTCACAATCAACATGGATTAATTCATTTAGGTCCGTTTCTTAAATGGGTTGTTAAAATTTCAACAAATTACTGAACTACGTAGCTTAAGTTTTAGAAAATCTAAATCATCtatccaaattttaaaattatcaaattacgtATCAAATTTCATTTTTATCCTTCAAAATTGATTGTTACAGTGTAGCAATCGATTCAAATACTGTTTATTAGTACAGTAATGTCTTGAATTGATTGATACACTATATTAATAGACTAAAAAATAatctaatttatattaaaaaaataatgttcTATCAGTGAATTTTTGACATATCACATAATCATTCCTAATTCATCAATTGCTTTGCTTTGATAGCAATAAGAGATGAGTAAAAATGAGAATTGGATATacgatttaataattttaaaaaatataatttaaatattttattatagtaaaaaatatttacattcattatagataaaaaaataaatttataattaatcatcaaataattaaaaaaattaaaagtaatttttctGTTAATCGAAAATTACTCCCTGCCTATTAATATCTAGGGGTAATCATGGATCAGATTGATTCGATTATTAGGGTAAAAAATTATCCGGACCTACTAGCTCAGATAATACAATATTAGGATCTACATTCGACCTTATATCCAGCGGTtattatgtatcagatatccgTCAGATTTTCatttatttggatatccgaccctatatccaatgaaatataaaatataaatataaaacaacaacaaaaataaaatattttaaaatgataataaacattactcattacacgttatagtagctaatcaccagtagctgctacaatatgtagCAGTTTATCGACGGTAGCTATAACAACGTGTAGTAACTTATCGATAGTAATTACTACAAATAGGGGTGATCACGGATTGAGTTGATTCGGTTATTGGAATAAAAAACTATATGACCCTACTAGATTGGATAATGTAATATTAagaccctacatccggccctatatccgatagattttttttttcaattccaTTCGGATCAGTTTTAAATGGATTGATCGATTTGACAGGTTGATTGCTCACCCATATTTACGGGCAGGGATCTTCTGGTCCAGAATCCCTGGACCAATTCTGGTCTCTTATCTATTCATTAGTTGGATAAATTAGATCCACCTATTTAATATATGAGATCTAATTTATCCAATCAATGAATGAACACGACCTCCTCTGATTCAGACAATTCTGCACCAGAAGTCCCTCCTCGACGTGGTTTAAATATTCAGAACTTCAGCTACGTAGTTCAAATTTGCCGTTAAAATTTCAATGCCAACCTGACGGGCCCAACTGGATGTCGTTCGGCTCTAATTGTAAGGGCATTCCATCCTTTTCTATTTGAGCAAGCCGCCGTTTTTTCGCCTCCCTATAAAATTTCGGCACCGTCGAAGAAGGTTAGGGATCCGCCCTCTGCGTAATCTTTCTCCGGTAAAATGCCTACCGCAAGGATCTCATTCTCCTTTTTTTCACGTCGGTTTTTCTTTTGGCATTTTTCTGTCGATTCGACTCTCGAGTTTTCGCCGGAGATTCTGATGAGGGAATAGGAAAACTAAATCGTTTTTTTTCCTCTCGTATTTAATGTTTTCCTCGTTCTATGCTGGCTATTTTCTGTGATATAATCCAGCCTTGATCTCCTCGCAGTTTGTTCTACGAGATCGGACCTTGCTCTGCGAAAAAGTTGATATTTTTACTCGTGGCGGATTCGCCTTCGCCAAGATATCTTTCCCAATGGCGTGGTTTAGAGCGGTCTCAGGAGTCGCTAGGTCACTAGTCAGAAGAAACATAGCTCGATCACCGCATCTGATTTCGAGGGCCGGACCAGTGCCCCATCCGCCAACCCGGGGTTTCCGCACTGGTGCCCCACTGTGCAAGCCTGAGTCGACTGCCTCGGCCCCTCTTCCTGTGCCGCTTTCCAGGATGTCAGATAGTTTTCTCGATGGTACTAGTAGTGTCTACTTGGAGGAACTGCAGCGGGCCTGGGAAGCCGACCCCAGCAGCGTCGATGAGTCGTGGGATAATTTTTTCAGGAACTTTGTAAGCCAAGCTGCCACCTCGCCGGGTATCTCTGGCCAGACTATCCAGGAGAGCATGAGGTTGATGCTGTTGGTCAGGGCCTACCAGGTCAATGGCCACATGAAGGCCAAATTGGATCCTTTGGATTTGGAGCAGCGTGAAGTCCCTGAGGATTTGGATTTGGGTTTCTATGGATTCTCAGAGGCGGACTTGGATAGGGAGTTCTTCCTCGGTGTCTGGAGGATGGCTGGCTTCTTGTCGGAGAATCGCCCTGTGCAGACCCTCCGTGAAATCTTGAACAGGCTGGAGCAGGCATATTGTGGGAACATTGGATATGAGTACATGCACGTCCCTGATAGGGAGAAGTGCAATTGGTTGAGGGACAAAATTGAGATGATGAAACCGCTGGAGTATAGTCGAGAACGTCGTGAGGTCATTCTTGATCGACTCATTTGGAGcactgaatttgagaactttCTGGCTACCAAGTGGACTGCTGCAAAGAGGTTTGGCCTTGAAGGTGGTGAAACCCTAATTCCAGGAATGAAGGAGATGTTTGATAGAGCAGCTGACTGGGGGGTGGAGAGTATTGTTATTGGGATGTCTCATAGAGGAAGACTAAATGTGTTGGGCAATGTTGTGAGGAAGCCTTTGCGTCAGATCTTTAGTGAATTTAGTGGTGGTACAAAACCTGTGGATGGGGAAGTAGGGTTGTATACTGGAACTGGTGATGTAAAGTACCATTTAGGTACTTCATATGATAGGCCAACCAGAGGTGGAAAAAGGATTCATTTGTCTTTAGTTGCAAATCCAAGTCATTTGGAGGCTGTTGATCCAGTTGTAGTTGGGAAGACACGAGCAAAACAATACTACTCTAATGACATTGATAGGACAAAGAACATGGGTGTATTGATCCATGGGGATGGAAGTTTTGCAGGACAGGGTGTTGTTTATGAGACTCTACATCTTAGTGCACTCCCCAACTACACTACTGGTGGAACAATTCACATTGTAATTAATAATCAGGTTGCATTCACGACTGATCCTAGGTCTGGAAGGTCTTCTCAGTACTGCACTGATGCTGCCAAAGCCTTGAATGCTCCTATATTTCATGTAAATGGAGACAATATGGAAGCAGTTGTTCATGTTTGTGAACTTGCAGCTGAATGGCGACAAACATTCCATTCTGACGTAGTGGTTGATATTGTTTGCTACAGACGATTTGGACATAATGAGATCGATGAACCTTCCTTCACACAACCTAAGATGTATCAGGTGAATCATTCTCTATACATTTTAGTTTCTGCCTAATTGGCTGCATTGAGTTGGATATCTCATTTCCCACTATAGTCTTCTTCAATTTCATTTCTTATTGTTGCTGAGAAATCGTATTGTTGCTGTTTTTTTATGTGCTTTGTTAGGGAAAATGAAAGTTATAGTTGCAATAGTATGCATAGTTATTAAAAGCG from Zingiber officinale cultivar Zhangliang chromosome 5B, Zo_v1.1, whole genome shotgun sequence encodes the following:
- the LOC121985356 gene encoding 2-oxoglutarate dehydrogenase, mitochondrial-like, encoding MAWFRAVSGVARSLVRRNIARSPHLISRAGPVPHPPTRGFRTGAPLCKPESTASAPLPVPLSRMSDSFLDGTSSVYLEELQRAWEADPSSVDESWDNFFRNFVSQAATSPGISGQTIQESMRLMLLVRAYQVNGHMKAKLDPLDLEQREVPEDLDLGFYGFSEADLDREFFLGVWRMAGFLSENRPVQTLREILNRLEQAYCGNIGYEYMHVPDREKCNWLRDKIEMMKPLEYSRERREVILDRLIWSTEFENFLATKWTAAKRFGLEGGETLIPGMKEMFDRAADWGVESIVIGMSHRGRLNVLGNVVRKPLRQIFSEFSGGTKPVDGEVGLYTGTGDVKYHLGTSYDRPTRGGKRIHLSLVANPSHLEAVDPVVVGKTRAKQYYSNDIDRTKNMGVLIHGDGSFAGQGVVYETLHLSALPNYTTGGTIHIVINNQVAFTTDPRSGRSSQYCTDAAKALNAPIFHVNGDNMEAVVHVCELAAEWRQTFHSDVVVDIVCYRRFGHNEIDEPSFTQPKMYQVIRNHPSALEIYQNKLLESGQIAKEDIERIRNKVNNILNEEFINSKDYLPKKRDWLSAYWTGFKTPEQISRIRNTGVKPEILKRVGQAISTLPENFMPHRAVKKIFEQRAQMIETGGGIDWAMGEALAFATLIVEGNHVRLSGQDVERGTFSHRHSVIHDQQTGEKYCPLDHILMNQNEELFTVSNSSLSEFAVLGFEMGYSMENPNSLVLWEAQFGDFSNGAQVMFDQFLSSGESKWLRQIGLVVLLPHGYDGQGPEHSSSRLERFLQMSDDNPYVIPEMEPTLRKQIQNCNWQVVNVTTPANYFHVLRRQIHREFRKPLIVIAPKNLLRHKDCRSDLSEFDDLEGHPGFDKQGTRFKRLIKDQNNHKEVEEGVNRLILCSGKVYYELDEERKKSDRKDIAICRVEQLCPFPYDLIQRELKRYPNAEIVWCQEEPMNMGAYSYISPRLYTAMKAINRGNFENIKYVGRAPSAATATGFFTVHVQEQTEIMQKAMQPEPINYPC